Below is a genomic region from Paraburkholderia phenazinium.
GGTGATGGGCGGCTGGATCACCGATAACTATACGTGGCCGTGGATCTTCTACATCAACGTGCCGATTGGCCTGTTTTCGGCGGCGTGCGCGTTCGTGCTGCTGCGCGGCCGTGAGACGAAAACGACGAAGCAGCGTATCGATGCAGTAGGCCTCGCTCTGCTGGTAACCGGTGTGTCGTGCTTACAGATGATGCTCGACCTCGGCAAGGACCGCGACTGGTTCAACTCCACCTTCATCGTGGCGCTGGCGATCATTGCGGTGATTTCGATTGCCTTCATGCTGGTCTGGGAGACGACCGAGAAGGAGCCGGTGATCGACCTGTCGCTCTTCAAGGACCGCAACTTCGCGCTCGGCGTGCTGATCATCTCGTTCGGTTTCATGGCGTTCTTCGGTTCGGTGGTGATCTTCCCGCTCTGGTTGCAGACGGTGATGGGCTACACAGCAGGCATCGCAGGTCTGGCCACCGCGCCGGTCGGCTTGCTGGCGCTCGTGCTATCGCCAATGATCGGCCGCAACATGCACCGTCTCAATCTGCGGATGGTAGCGAGCTTCGCGTTTGTCGTATTCGCGTTCGTCTCGTTCTGGAACTCGACCTTCACGCTCGACGTGCCGTTCAGTCACGTGATCTTGCCGCGGCTGGTGCAAGGTGTTGGTGTCGCCTGTTTCTTCGTGCCGATGACCACGATCACGCTATCGAGCGTGTCCGATGAGCGTCTGGCGAGCGCCTCGGGCCTGTCGAATTTCTTCCGTACCTTGTCGGGCGCAATCGGCACCGCGGTTAGCACAACGTACTGGGAAAACGACACGATCTACCATCACGCGATCCTGACGGAATCGGTAAGTACCTACGCTCCGAATACGACCACCTATAGCGATTCACTCACGAGCCTCGGCTTTGCCGGCCAAGGCTTATCTGCGCAATTGAATCAGATCGTGACACAGCAGGCGTACATGATGGCCACCAACGATTTCTTCCGCATCTCGTGCGCCGCCTTCATCGTGCTAGCCGGGCTGGTGTGGATTACGAAGCCGCGCAAGGGCGCGGGTCCTTCGCTGGGGCATTGAGCGCCATTGAACGGCTTTGAACGGCGCCGTTTGCCTACTGCGACACAGGCACGTCTCCCGGCGTGCTCACCGATTGCGCAGGCGCGGACTCCAGCGGCTGACTGGCCGGCGTGGCCACACCGGTGCCTTGCGGTGGCACGCTGACCGGCGCTCCACTTCTCACGAACTCCTTGAAATCGGCGCCCGCTTCCCACGGATTCGGCTTGCAGCCCAACGAGCTGTCGCAATGTGCCGCGAAGCCGATGGTGGCGGTGCCGTCGTTGTTCGACGTCCTCGTGATCTGATATGCGAGCGCGCGTTTGCCGCCATCGGGGCCGGCGGTCTGGATCAGCGAATCGGTGGCGGCTTCGATCTTGTAGGCGGAATGGCTGCTCACCCAGCTCTGGGCGCGTTGCCACCAGACGCTGCATTCGCTTGTATTCGAACAGGTGAGCGGCGTAGTGGCGATCTGCATGACGTCGGGATTCACCTGCCCGCGCGTCGTGCAGCCTGCGGCCAGAACACACAATGTTGCCAACAGAGCTTTCTTCATCGCGTTGCTTCCTCCCTGCGTGTAGACGACCGGATGCGCGTAGCGCGCGCCGATTGTCATTCAGTGTAAGGGTTGGACCCGTGCAATCGGGTGGCGTTTCATTCGTCCGTACGAGCGCGAATACGTTCGCGCGTGCGCGTGGCTCAAACTCAAACGCTAAAGCGATTCAACGTATACGCGCGATACGCCGCCACGAACGCGTCGAAAGATCCGACCTCTTCGCGCTCGAGTTTCGCCTGCTCTTCCAAAGACTTCACGGCCAACTCGCCGAACGCTTTTTCGACCTTCGCATCAAGCGGCCGCGAGCGGAAATACGCCGCGTGCGCTTCGCTTTGTTCAAGACCGAACTCGAGGAAGCTCTGTTTCCTGTCGCGCAGTGTTTGCAACACGCGCGCGGAAGGCGTTAGCGACGCATCAGCGAGCTTCGCGCGCTGCGCGGCGAGTGCACGTGCGTGCGCATCGCTTCCGTGTAGCGCGTCCAGCGCCTTCGCTGCGATCTCGATCTTCGCGAACAGTTCGTCGGCCCATGCGTGCATCGCGACCTGCTGACCGTCGCGCGTCAGTTCGAGGCCGGGCTTGCGCCCTTCCATCGTGACGCGTCCGAAGTTCTGATTGGCTTCGCAGTAAGCGTCTGCAGGCAGCGAAGGACTATCGTCGAGTGCGCAGACCAGCAGGTAGGCATCGAGAAAGCGCGCGGTTTCGAGCGCAATGCCAGTCGGTTCGAACGGATCGATATCCATGCAGCGCACTTCGACGTATTGCACGCCGCGCGCGGCAAGCGCGTGCAGCGGACGCTCGCCCGGATACGTGATGCGTTTGGGGCGGATCGTCGAGTAAAACTCGTTTTCGATCTGCAACACGTTGGTGTTGATCTGCACCCACTCGCCGTCGCGCTGCGTGCCGATTTTCTCGTACGGTGGATACGGTTGGCTGACCGCCTTTGCCAACGCGTCGAGGTAGCCTGGCAGCGTGTCGTAGTCGGCCCGCAGCGCCGCCTGGGCGGTGGTGTTCGAGTAGCCGAGATCGCTCATCCGCAAGCTGGTGGCATACGGGCGATACAGCGTGTCGGCGTCGAACGTCTCCAGCGTATGTTTGCGATCGCGCAAAAAGCGCCGGTCAAGCACGGGCGACGCGCCGAACAGATACATCAGCAGCCAGTTGGTGCGACGGAAATTGCGGATCATCGCGAGGTAACGGTCGGACTGGTAGTCCACCGCGCTCGCCGTGGATTGCTGTTCGGCGTGCAGCAGGCGCCACACTTCTTCGTTCAGCGAATAGTTGTAGTGGATTCCGGCAATGGTCTGCATCGTGCGGCCGTAGCGCAACGCAAGGCCCACCCGGTACACGTACTTCAGCTTGCCGATGTTCGACGCACCGTACTGTGCGATCGGGATGCCGTCGTCAGTGGCGGGCAACAGGCCCGGCATCGAGTTGTTCCACAGGATCTCGCCATCGAGCTTTGCGTAGACGAAACGGTGCAGCTCATCGAGCTTCTCGAGCGTGATCGCGGCGTCGTGCTCTGCCGGTGTAATCAGTTCGATCAGCGCTTCCGAGTAATCAGTGGTCAGAGACGGATGGGTGAGCGCCGAGCCGAGCGCGCGCGGATGCGGCGTCATGGCGAGCTGGCCGTCGTGCGTGACGCGCAAGGCTTCCCTTTCGATGCCACGCAGGCCGGTCGTCAGCGCGTCCCGCTGCGGGCCGGCAGCCAGCAAGGCCAGGCGGTGCGAAAGCAGGTCGGTCGGGCGAGAAGGTGTTGTCTTTGGCATTGATGCGAGTCGGACGTTGTCGGCCGCCATGCGCCGCTCACGTGAGGCTATGTGTGGTCGACAACGTCCGGCGGAATTTTCAGTAGCGGGCACTTTAACATCTCGTCACGAGGCCTGCTTGAGGCCCCTTCGAGCGCCTCCCGAGCGGCTTTTGCCGAGGTGCTGCGAGCTGCTGTCGTCCCGCCCACTGTACGCCGCGCAAAGCGCCCGCGCGATGCGCGCTTGCCCCACTCGCCTGCTTTGCGTGGCGCTAGCCGCCGCGCGCCGCGCCCGCGCGGTCCGCCACTTCATTCCACAGATGCATGGCTGCGTATGCGCGCCAGGGCCGCCATGCGTCGGTACGAAGCCGTTGCTGGGTGGGCCGTACCAGAGCCGGATCGCGTGCCGCGATGGATTGCATCAGCACCAGGTCCCAGGCGGGCCAGGCGTCGGCGTCGCGCCAGGCGCGCATCGCCACGTATTCGACGGTCCACGGCCCGATACCGGGTAAGGCCAGCAGCGCGGCGCGTAAGGTGGCGGTGTCGACAGCATGACTGTCGAGCGGCACCGCGCCGCTTGCTACCGCTGCGGCAAAGCCTTGCAGCGCCGCCACGCGCTTGCCCGGCATGCCGATCTGCGCCATGTCCGCGGCGGCGAGGGCCGCCGGCGTCGGAAAGCGCCACGCGGTGCGCTCGTGCGGATGGTCTTCGATACGAAGACCTGCGCGCTGCACCAGCCGGCCGATGATCGTCGTGGCCGCCTTCACACTCACCTGTTGCCCGACGATCGCGCGCACCACCAGTTCGAACGCCGACCATGCGCCAGGTACGCGCAAGCCGGGCGCGGCTTCAATCAGAGGCGAGAGCCACGGATCGGAGGCGAAATGCGCGGCGATCGCCTTTGGATCGGCGTGCAGGTCGAACATCCGGGCAATCGGTGCACCCAACGCCTCCGCGTGCTGGCCGGCAGGACCTTCGATGGTGGCGATCAGACATCGTTTGCGCGGGTGGGGACGGACGGTTAGCGTGCCGCTGTCGCCGGCCCAATCGATGGCGCGACGGTACGCGCCGTCCTCGACCGCTTCGACGCCGGGAGTAGCGCGTCCATTGAAGAATCGAAGGATGCGCGGCCAGTCGAAGGGTGCCTTGAAGGGCAGCTCGAGGATGACGAGGTCGGTGGCAGTGCTCACGCGGCGTGGTCCAGATTGGGGGTGACAGCGGTGTTGGGCTTGGCTTTGCGTTTGCCGGCGGCGGTGCTGGTTGCGCTTGTGTTTGCTGTCGGGGTCGCCTTCGCTTTCATGGCCGCCCCGACGCCTGTTTCGACACCTTCAACCACGCCCGCATGCAGAGCCTCGGCATCCAGCAGCGCAGCCTTGCGGGGCAGTCCCCAGCGATAACCAGCGAGCGCCCCGCCCTTTTGCACGACCCGATGGCAGGGAATCGCCAGCGCGATCGGGTTCGACGCGCAGGCGCTTGCCACGGCCCGCACCGCGCGCGGCGAACCGACGGCCTCGGCGATGTCCGAATAACTGCGCGTCTCGCCATAGGGAATGCGCCGCAGCGCGTCCCAGACGCGCTGGCGGAACGCGGTCGCGGCGATGTCGAGCGGCAGATCGAAGCGCTGACGCGTGCCATGCAGATAGGCGTCGACTTGCGCGATAAACGGCGCGAGCCGCTCCGCATCCTCGCTCAGTTCCGCGTTGGCGAACTCGCCGCGCAATTCGCTGGCAAGCGCGATGGGGTCGTCGCCGAAGCCGATCTTGCAGATACCTTTGGCAGTGGCGGCAACCAGCACGAATCCGAGCGAGGTTGGCGCGCTGGCGTAATGCACGGTCAAGCCCGCCCCTTTGCGGCGGTAAGCCGACGGCGCCATGCCCAGCTCTCCCGGCGCGCTTTCGTACATACGAGACGGCGACCCGAAACCGGCGTCGACGGTGGCGCGCGTGACGTCCGTGCCGCGCTGGAGCGCATCGCGTAGCGCGGCGCCGCGCTGGGCCGCCTGATACTGCCGCGGCGACACCCCTACCACGCGCTTGAAGAGCCGCTGCAAATGAAACGGGCTGACGTGCACGGCATCGCTTAACTGCGTGAGCGTGAGGCGCTGTTGCGGATCGGCGTCGAGCGCGGCGCACGCGCGGTTGACGATCTCAAGCTCGCGCGGCAGACGGCCTGGCTGACAGCGCTTGCAATCGCGATAGCCGGCGGCGCGTGCGGCGTCTGTCGTAAGGAAGAAATCGACGTTTTCACGACGCGGCTGGCGCGACGCGCACGATGGGCGGCAGAACACGCCGGTGGTTTTGACGCCGTAGAAGAAGGCGCCGTCGGCGTGCGGGTCGCGTTGGGTCACGGCGTCCCAGCGTTCAGCGGCGGTAGTCCAGGCAGATGTCACGGTGTGGTTCATGATGTCCTCGAAGAGACAGTTTCGATGGTCACCAATTTAGTTTGCATGGCGTCAGACTACGCTCCGGTTCTTGCTCTGTCATTGCGCGGGCCTTGTGGCGATGGGGTTTTGGGACCGGTTCCGCATCTGTTGCGACAAAACGCCACCCTATCGGGTTTTCCCTTAAAAAGTTATTGCGTCGCACCAACCCCGTGTGTATAG
It encodes:
- a CDS encoding DHA2 family efflux MFS transporter permease subunit, yielding MAATAPAVAAPAAEPAPLAGGTLALLTLGLALGTFMEVLDTSIANVAVPTISGSLGVATSQGTWVISSYSVASAIAVPLTGWLARRVGEVRLFTLSVLLFSIASALCGFAQNFESLIAFRLLQGLVSGPMVPLSQTILMRSYPPEKRGLALGLWAMTVIVAPIFGPVMGGWITDNYTWPWIFYINVPIGLFSAACAFVLLRGRETKTTKQRIDAVGLALLVTGVSCLQMMLDLGKDRDWFNSTFIVALAIIAVISIAFMLVWETTEKEPVIDLSLFKDRNFALGVLIISFGFMAFFGSVVIFPLWLQTVMGYTAGIAGLATAPVGLLALVLSPMIGRNMHRLNLRMVASFAFVVFAFVSFWNSTFTLDVPFSHVILPRLVQGVGVACFFVPMTTITLSSVSDERLASASGLSNFFRTLSGAIGTAVSTTYWENDTIYHHAILTESVSTYAPNTTTYSDSLTSLGFAGQGLSAQLNQIVTQQAYMMATNDFFRISCAAFIVLAGLVWITKPRKGAGPSLGH
- the gshA gene encoding glutamate--cysteine ligase; this translates as MPKTTPSRPTDLLSHRLALLAAGPQRDALTTGLRGIEREALRVTHDGQLAMTPHPRALGSALTHPSLTTDYSEALIELITPAEHDAAITLEKLDELHRFVYAKLDGEILWNNSMPGLLPATDDGIPIAQYGASNIGKLKYVYRVGLALRYGRTMQTIAGIHYNYSLNEEVWRLLHAEQQSTASAVDYQSDRYLAMIRNFRRTNWLLMYLFGASPVLDRRFLRDRKHTLETFDADTLYRPYATSLRMSDLGYSNTTAQAALRADYDTLPGYLDALAKAVSQPYPPYEKIGTQRDGEWVQINTNVLQIENEFYSTIRPKRITYPGERPLHALAARGVQYVEVRCMDIDPFEPTGIALETARFLDAYLLVCALDDSPSLPADAYCEANQNFGRVTMEGRKPGLELTRDGQQVAMHAWADELFAKIEIAAKALDALHGSDAHARALAAQRAKLADASLTPSARVLQTLRDRKQSFLEFGLEQSEAHAAYFRSRPLDAKVEKAFGELAVKSLEEQAKLEREEVGSFDAFVAAYRAYTLNRFSV
- a CDS encoding DNA-3-methyladenine glycosylase family protein, translating into MSTATDLVILELPFKAPFDWPRILRFFNGRATPGVEAVEDGAYRRAIDWAGDSGTLTVRPHPRKRCLIATIEGPAGQHAEALGAPIARMFDLHADPKAIAAHFASDPWLSPLIEAAPGLRVPGAWSAFELVVRAIVGQQVSVKAATTIIGRLVQRAGLRIEDHPHERTAWRFPTPAALAAADMAQIGMPGKRVAALQGFAAAVASGAVPLDSHAVDTATLRAALLALPGIGPWTVEYVAMRAWRDADAWPAWDLVLMQSIAARDPALVRPTQQRLRTDAWRPWRAYAAMHLWNEVADRAGAARGG
- the ada gene encoding bifunctional DNA-binding transcriptional regulator/O6-methylguanine-DNA methyltransferase Ada; the encoded protein is MNHTVTSAWTTAAERWDAVTQRDPHADGAFFYGVKTTGVFCRPSCASRQPRRENVDFFLTTDAARAAGYRDCKRCQPGRLPRELEIVNRACAALDADPQQRLTLTQLSDAVHVSPFHLQRLFKRVVGVSPRQYQAAQRGAALRDALQRGTDVTRATVDAGFGSPSRMYESAPGELGMAPSAYRRKGAGLTVHYASAPTSLGFVLVAATAKGICKIGFGDDPIALASELRGEFANAELSEDAERLAPFIAQVDAYLHGTRQRFDLPLDIAATAFRQRVWDALRRIPYGETRSYSDIAEAVGSPRAVRAVASACASNPIALAIPCHRVVQKGGALAGYRWGLPRKAALLDAEALHAGVVEGVETGVGAAMKAKATPTANTSATSTAAGKRKAKPNTAVTPNLDHAA